A stretch of Desulfuromonas sp. DNA encodes these proteins:
- a CDS encoding precorrin-8X methylmutase, with amino-acid sequence MNLSGVILDPHEIESRSFEIIDAEVGPHDYDRRQWPVVRRVIHTTADFDFAAITRFSGGAVEAGIEALRGGARILCDTNMVRAGVNKASLAALGGEIDCHVADPGVAAAARAEGITRSIVATRKGVDEGCRVFLIGNAPTALFELLRLAEAGRVSPALVVGVPVGFVGAEESKEALLASGLPFITCRGRKGGSAIAAAILNALMLLARED; translated from the coding sequence ATGAACCTGTCCGGTGTTATCCTTGATCCTCATGAGATTGAGAGCCGCAGCTTCGAGATCATCGACGCCGAAGTCGGGCCCCACGATTACGACCGGCGCCAGTGGCCGGTCGTGCGGCGGGTCATTCACACCACCGCCGACTTCGACTTCGCCGCCATCACCCGCTTCTCCGGCGGGGCTGTGGAGGCCGGGATCGAGGCCCTGCGGGGCGGGGCGAGAATCCTCTGCGACACCAACATGGTGCGCGCGGGGGTGAACAAGGCGTCGCTGGCCGCGCTCGGCGGCGAAATCGACTGCCACGTGGCCGACCCCGGGGTCGCCGCCGCGGCCCGCGCCGAAGGGATCACCCGCTCCATCGTCGCCACCCGCAAGGGGGTGGACGAGGGGTGCCGGGTCTTCCTGATCGGCAACGCCCCCACCGCCCTTTTCGAACTGTTGCGCCTGGCGGAGGCGGGGAGGGTCTCCCCGGCCCTCGTCGTCGGGGTGCCGGTCGGCTTCGTCGGCGCGGAGGAGTCCAAGGAGGCGCTGCTCGCCTCCGGCCTGCCTTTTATCACCTGCCGGGGCCGCAAGGGGGGCTCGGCGATCGCCGCCGCCATCCTCAACGCCCTGATGCTGTTGGCCAGAGAGGACTGA
- a CDS encoding CbiX/SirB N-terminal domain-containing protein, whose amino-acid sequence MKTAILLMGHGSRVAEANNALHAVAEMVSAETGCEIVEVSFREMHSPNIQKGIDACVARGAGRIVLYPYFLFAGAHVLEDLPAEMEAATKRCPGLEMVLGKPLGVHPKLGEIVCERIGETVAEAGWELASERAAS is encoded by the coding sequence ATGAAAACCGCAATTCTTCTCATGGGCCACGGGTCCCGTGTCGCCGAGGCCAACAACGCTCTCCACGCCGTCGCCGAGATGGTCAGCGCCGAGACCGGCTGCGAGATCGTCGAGGTCTCCTTCCGCGAGATGCACTCCCCCAACATCCAGAAGGGGATCGACGCCTGCGTGGCGCGGGGCGCCGGGCGCATCGTCCTCTACCCCTACTTCCTCTTCGCCGGGGCCCACGTCCTCGAGGACCTCCCCGCCGAGATGGAGGCGGCGACGAAGCGCTGCCCCGGGCTGGAGATGGTCCTCGGCAAGCCCCTCGGCGTCCACCCGAAGCTGGGGGAAATCGTCTGCGAGCGCATCGGCGAGACGGTCGCCGAGGCGGGGTGGGAGCTGGCGAGCGAAAGAGCGGCATCCTGA
- the thiC gene encoding phosphomethylpyrimidine synthase ThiC, translated as MKTQIESARQGVVTEQMKTVAAAEGASPEFVRQSVAEGKIVIPWNHSRKPKAVGIGKGLSTKVNASIGTSSDIVDYDAEIRKAQAAQKAGADTLMELSVGGDLDRVRREVIGAVDLPVGNVPLYQAFCEAARKYGDPNKLDEEMLFDIIERQCADGMAFMAVHCGINLYTVERLRKQGYRYGGLVSKGGVSMVAWMMANKRENPLYEQFDRVVSILKKYDTVLSLGNGLRAGAIHDSHDRAMVQELLINCELAELGQEMGCQMLVEGPGHMPLDEIETNIRLQKRMSNDAPYYMLGPISTDVVPGYDHISAAIGSAQSSRYGADLICYITPAEHLALPNEQDVVEGVKAAKVAAYIGDMNKYPERGRQRDKAMSKCRRDLDWNKQFELALFPEDAKAIRASRVPEDEQTCTMCGDFCASRGAGELFKGDLKGDKI; from the coding sequence GTGAAGACCCAGATCGAATCCGCCCGCCAGGGCGTTGTCACCGAGCAGATGAAAACAGTCGCCGCCGCCGAGGGGGCAAGCCCCGAATTCGTGCGGCAGAGCGTGGCCGAGGGGAAGATCGTCATCCCCTGGAACCATAGCCGCAAGCCCAAGGCCGTCGGTATCGGCAAGGGCTTGAGTACCAAGGTCAACGCCTCCATCGGCACCTCCAGCGACATCGTCGATTACGACGCCGAGATCCGCAAGGCTCAGGCCGCCCAGAAGGCCGGGGCCGACACCCTCATGGAGCTCTCCGTCGGCGGCGATCTCGACCGGGTGCGCCGGGAGGTTATCGGCGCCGTCGATCTGCCGGTGGGGAACGTGCCGCTCTACCAGGCCTTCTGCGAGGCGGCGCGCAAGTACGGTGACCCGAACAAGCTCGACGAGGAGATGCTCTTCGACATCATCGAGCGGCAGTGCGCGGACGGCATGGCCTTCATGGCGGTCCACTGCGGCATCAATCTCTACACCGTCGAGCGGCTTCGCAAGCAGGGCTACCGCTACGGCGGCCTGGTCAGCAAGGGCGGGGTGTCGATGGTCGCCTGGATGATGGCCAACAAGCGGGAGAACCCCCTCTACGAGCAGTTCGACCGGGTCGTCTCGATCCTCAAGAAGTACGACACGGTCCTGTCTTTGGGCAACGGCCTGCGCGCCGGGGCGATCCACGACTCCCACGACCGGGCCATGGTCCAGGAGCTCCTCATCAACTGCGAGCTCGCCGAACTCGGCCAGGAGATGGGCTGCCAGATGCTGGTCGAAGGGCCGGGGCACATGCCCCTCGACGAGATCGAGACCAACATCCGCCTGCAGAAGCGCATGAGCAACGACGCTCCCTACTACATGCTCGGGCCCATCAGCACCGACGTGGTCCCCGGCTACGACCACATCTCGGCCGCCATCGGCTCCGCCCAGTCGAGCCGTTACGGCGCCGACCTGATCTGCTACATCACCCCGGCCGAGCACCTCGCCCTGCCGAACGAGCAGGACGTGGTCGAGGGGGTCAAGGCGGCCAAGGTCGCCGCCTATATCGGCGACATGAACAAGTACCCCGAACGCGGCCGCCAGCGCGACAAGGCGATGAGCAAGTGCCGCCGCGACCTCGACTGGAACAAGCAGTTCGAGCTGGCCCTCTTCCCCGAAGACGCCAAGGCCATTCGCGCCAGCCGGGTCCCCGAGGACGAGCAGACCTGCACGATGTGCGGCGACTTCTGCGCCTCGCGGGGGGCGGGGGAGCTTTTCAAGGGCGACCTGAAGGGGGATAAAATCTAG
- a CDS encoding cobyrinate a,c-diamide synthase — protein MDSIVVAAPASGQGKTTVTLALMAALRRRGLAVAPFKVGPDFIDPGHHGRVCGRPSRNLDGWMCGEERVRQTHVRGCAGADLAVIEGVMGLFDGASGDSDEGSTAEIARWLGAPVLLVVDARSQARSAAALVQGFSTFDPRLEFAGVVFNRVGSPRHEELLREAMASSPGLPPVLGCLPRDEGLALPERHLGLVTAGDHPLDDAFLGRLADWIEDHVDIEKFLARPQSPCPEVRVAEGRVRGNPGEVRIAVARDEAFCFYYPENLELLEAAGAQLAFFSPLRDEFLPADIGGLYLGGGYPELHAERIAANRGLLRQIRDAAEGGLPVYAECGGFMLLAEEIDGHPMAGVFPARARMLKRRRALGYREVTLTADAPLGPAGTAARGHEFHYSELEMPEAVERAYRMSRRGGEDLGPEGYHLRNVLGSYVHLHFGSNPQVAANFVAFCRDRAGA, from the coding sequence ATGGATTCCATTGTCGTCGCCGCCCCGGCCAGCGGCCAGGGCAAGACCACCGTCACCCTCGCCCTGATGGCCGCCCTGCGGCGGCGGGGCCTGGCGGTCGCGCCCTTCAAGGTCGGCCCCGATTTCATCGACCCGGGCCACCACGGCAGGGTCTGCGGCCGTCCCTCGCGCAACCTGGACGGCTGGATGTGCGGGGAGGAACGGGTCCGGCAGACCCACGTCCGGGGCTGCGCCGGGGCCGACCTGGCGGTGATCGAGGGGGTGATGGGCCTGTTCGACGGCGCCTCCGGCGACTCGGACGAGGGGAGCACCGCGGAGATCGCCCGCTGGCTGGGCGCCCCGGTCCTGCTGGTCGTCGACGCACGCTCCCAGGCGCGCAGCGCCGCCGCCCTTGTGCAGGGGTTCAGCACTTTCGACCCGAGGCTCGAATTCGCCGGGGTCGTCTTCAACCGGGTCGGCAGCCCACGCCACGAGGAGTTGCTGCGCGAGGCGATGGCTTCAAGCCCCGGCCTCCCCCCGGTCCTCGGCTGTCTCCCCCGGGATGAAGGGCTGGCCCTGCCCGAGCGCCACCTCGGGCTGGTGACCGCCGGGGACCATCCCCTCGACGACGCCTTCCTGGGGCGGCTGGCCGACTGGATAGAGGATCACGTCGATATCGAGAAATTTCTCGCCCGTCCCCAATCCCCCTGCCCGGAGGTGAGGGTGGCCGAAGGCCGGGTGAGGGGAAATCCGGGAGAGGTCCGCATCGCCGTGGCCCGGGACGAGGCTTTCTGCTTCTACTACCCGGAGAACCTCGAACTCCTCGAAGCGGCCGGGGCGCAGCTGGCCTTTTTCTCCCCCTTGCGGGACGAGTTTCTGCCGGCTGATATCGGCGGCCTCTACCTCGGCGGGGGATACCCGGAGTTGCACGCCGAAAGGATCGCCGCCAACCGCGGGCTCCTTCGACAGATCCGGGATGCGGCCGAAGGGGGCCTGCCGGTCTACGCCGAGTGCGGCGGTTTCATGCTCCTTGCCGAGGAGATCGACGGCCATCCCATGGCCGGGGTCTTCCCCGCCCGGGCGCGGATGCTGAAGCGACGCAGGGCCCTCGGTTACCGGGAGGTGACCCTGACCGCCGACGCTCCCCTCGGTCCGGCCGGGACGGCCGCGCGGGGGCACGAGTTTCATTACTCGGAGCTGGAGATGCCGGAGGCGGTGGAGCGAGCCTACCGCATGAGTCGCCGCGGCGGGGAGGACCTGGGCCCGGAGGGCTATCATCTCCGCAACGTGCTCGGCTCCTATGTCCACCTGCATTTCGGCAGCAATCCGCAGGTGGCCGCGAATTTCGTCGCTTTTTGCAGGGACAGGGCGGGGGCTTGA
- the cobC gene encoding alpha-ribazole phosphatase yields MQRTRIYLVRHGQVEGHEEKRYNGQADVALTELGRRQYRGLKERLDGESISAVYSSDLSRCLEGARPLAAGHGLEPVPEPRLRELHIGRWEGKTWKELQAAYPEEWQARLDDLVHHRVTGGESLLEMAERVRPAVKEIVTRHVGEEVLVVAHGGVNRVILLDAIGAPLDKMFHIEQGFGCLNVIDYFADGYRTVQLLNG; encoded by the coding sequence ATGCAACGCACCCGGATATATCTCGTGCGCCACGGCCAGGTCGAGGGGCATGAGGAGAAGCGCTACAACGGCCAGGCCGACGTCGCCCTGACCGAACTCGGGCGGCGCCAGTACCGAGGGCTGAAGGAGAGGCTCGACGGCGAGTCGATCTCCGCCGTCTACAGCAGCGATCTTTCCCGTTGCCTGGAGGGGGCGCGGCCGCTGGCTGCGGGCCACGGCCTGGAACCCGTTCCGGAGCCCCGCTTGCGGGAGCTGCACATCGGCCGCTGGGAGGGGAAGACCTGGAAGGAGTTGCAGGCGGCCTATCCCGAGGAGTGGCAGGCCCGCCTCGACGACCTCGTTCACCATCGGGTGACGGGGGGCGAGAGCCTCCTCGAGATGGCGGAACGGGTGCGGCCGGCGGTGAAGGAGATCGTGACCCGCCATGTCGGGGAGGAGGTTCTGGTCGTCGCCCACGGCGGGGTCAACCGGGTGATCCTCCTCGACGCCATCGGCGCTCCCCTGGACAAGATGTTTCACATCGAGCAGGGCTTCGGCTGCCTGAACGTGATCGACTACTTCGCCGACGGCTACCGTACGGTGCAGTTGCTTAACGGCTAA
- the cobS gene encoding adenosylcobinamide-GDP ribazoletransferase — translation MRRAWEDFRIAAAFLTIFPTARSLEMTSERLGRCMGLFPAVGLALGLGLVGVMGFLAPLTPKAVMDSLLVLVLIVATGALHLDGIADLVDGLAGGKDQEGTLRIMKDSRVGAMGVVALVMVIFLKYLFLHNVPGGIKAAALIFTPAAGRWAQVALAATCSYVRPEGGTGGAFVDNVGARELLLGSVTLALAALVLFGWQGAVLLLLLGGAGAGLVAYFRRRLGGVTGDVLGAATEVVEVLTLLLVTILY, via the coding sequence ATGCGCCGTGCCTGGGAGGACTTCCGCATCGCCGCCGCTTTTCTGACCATCTTTCCGACCGCTCGATCCCTGGAGATGACCTCCGAGCGCCTCGGCCGCTGCATGGGACTTTTCCCGGCGGTGGGCCTGGCCCTCGGCCTCGGCCTGGTGGGGGTCATGGGGTTTCTCGCCCCCCTGACCCCCAAGGCGGTCATGGACTCCCTGCTGGTGCTGGTCCTCATCGTGGCCACCGGCGCCCTGCACCTGGACGGCATCGCCGACCTCGTCGACGGCCTCGCCGGGGGCAAGGACCAGGAGGGGACCCTGCGCATCATGAAGGACAGCCGGGTCGGGGCGATGGGGGTGGTGGCCCTGGTGATGGTCATCTTTCTCAAATATCTTTTCCTCCACAATGTTCCCGGGGGCATCAAGGCGGCGGCGCTGATTTTTACCCCGGCGGCAGGTCGCTGGGCGCAGGTGGCGCTGGCCGCCACCTGTTCCTACGTGCGGCCCGAGGGGGGGACCGGCGGGGCCTTTGTCGACAACGTCGGGGCGCGGGAGCTTCTGCTGGGGAGCGTCACCCTGGCCCTGGCCGCTCTCGTTCTCTTCGGATGGCAGGGGGCCGTCCTCCTGCTGCTGCTCGGAGGGGCGGGCGCGGGCCTGGTCGCCTACTTCCGCCGCCGCCTCGGCGGGGTGACCGGCGACGTGCTCGGGGCGGCCACCGAGGTCGTCGAGGTCCTGACCCTGCTGTTGGTGACCATCCTGTACTGA
- the cobT gene encoding nicotinate-nucleotide--dimethylbenzimidazole phosphoribosyltransferase yields the protein MSRIDLQTAIDQIRPVDEQRLAEIQARIDSQAKPCGSLGRLEEFARRYVAVTGRDEIRQKEIYTFAGDHGVTEEGVSAFPRQVTPQMVLNFIDGGASINALARHAGAKVVVVDMGVDYDFEPAEGLLIRKVGRITGNLARGPAMSREEAVRCLEAGIEIAAGCRERGVDLVGTGDMGIGNTTPSAAIAAVFTGLPAAEVTFRGTGIDDAALANKVRVIERALEANGPDPADPVDVLAKVGGFEIGGIAGLVLGCAACGIPVVVDGFISTAGALIASELHPHVRDYVFAAHRSVEIGHGAMLARVGQEPMLDLQMRLGEGTGGALAMTLVEGALRMLREVKTFADAGVSEGEEA from the coding sequence ATGTCCCGTATCGACCTGCAGACCGCAATAGATCAAATCCGCCCGGTGGATGAGCAGAGACTGGCCGAGATTCAGGCCCGCATCGACAGCCAGGCCAAGCCCTGCGGTTCCCTCGGGCGCCTGGAGGAGTTCGCCCGGCGCTACGTCGCCGTCACCGGCCGCGACGAGATAAGGCAGAAGGAGATCTACACCTTCGCCGGGGACCACGGGGTGACCGAGGAAGGGGTGAGTGCCTTCCCCCGACAGGTGACGCCGCAGATGGTCCTCAACTTCATCGATGGGGGTGCTTCGATCAACGCCCTGGCCCGCCACGCCGGCGCGAAGGTGGTCGTCGTCGATATGGGGGTCGATTACGACTTCGAGCCGGCCGAGGGGCTGCTGATCCGCAAGGTCGGCCGCATCACCGGCAACCTCGCTCGCGGCCCGGCGATGAGCCGGGAAGAGGCTGTGCGCTGCCTGGAGGCGGGGATCGAGATCGCCGCCGGGTGCCGGGAGCGGGGGGTCGACCTGGTCGGCACCGGGGACATGGGGATCGGCAACACCACGCCCTCTGCGGCCATCGCCGCCGTCTTTACCGGCCTGCCCGCAGCCGAGGTAACCTTCCGCGGGACGGGGATCGACGATGCCGCCCTGGCAAACAAGGTCCGGGTCATTGAGCGCGCTCTGGAGGCCAACGGGCCCGACCCGGCCGACCCGGTCGATGTGCTGGCCAAGGTTGGCGGCTTCGAGATCGGCGGCATCGCCGGGCTGGTCCTCGGCTGCGCCGCCTGCGGCATCCCGGTCGTGGTGGACGGCTTCATTTCCACCGCCGGAGCCCTGATCGCATCGGAGCTGCACCCCCACGTGCGCGATTATGTTTTCGCCGCCCACCGCTCGGTGGAGATCGGCCACGGGGCGATGCTCGCCCGGGTCGGCCAGGAGCCGATGCTCGACCTGCAGATGCGCCTCGGGGAGGGGACCGGCGGGGCCCTGGCCATGACCCTCGTGGAGGGCGCTCTGCGGATGCTGCGCGAGGTCAAGACCTTCGCCGACGCCGGGGTTTCCGAAGGGGAGGAGGCCTGA
- the cobU gene encoding bifunctional adenosylcobinamide kinase/adenosylcobinamide-phosphate guanylyltransferase, with amino-acid sequence MESSSEMALTYVTGGARSGKSAYAQRLAEGRGGDLLYVATAGVHDGEMAERVTRHRQARGSRWTTLEEPLDLAGTLPAAAAGKGAVLLDCATLWLSNLFFHHGEDAEKVLADVDRFVTSLPAVGPPLFVVSGELGMGIVPENRMARAFRDLAGEVNQKLAAAADEAWLVASGLPLRLK; translated from the coding sequence GTGGAATCGAGTTCTGAGATGGCTCTGACCTACGTCACAGGCGGCGCCCGCTCGGGCAAGAGCGCCTACGCCCAGCGGCTCGCCGAAGGGCGCGGCGGAGACCTCCTCTACGTCGCCACCGCCGGGGTCCACGACGGCGAGATGGCCGAGCGGGTGACTCGGCACCGGCAGGCGCGGGGGAGTCGCTGGACGACCCTGGAGGAGCCCCTTGATCTGGCCGGGACCCTGCCTGCCGCCGCGGCGGGCAAGGGAGCGGTCCTGCTCGACTGCGCCACCCTGTGGCTGAGCAACCTTTTTTTCCACCACGGCGAGGACGCCGAAAAGGTTCTCGCCGACGTGGACCGCTTCGTCACCTCTCTGCCGGCGGTCGGTCCGCCCCTCTTTGTCGTCTCGGGGGAGCTGGGGATGGGGATCGTCCCGGAGAACCGCATGGCCCGGGCTTTTCGCGACCTGGCCGGGGAGGTCAACCAGAAACTGGCCGCCGCCGCCGACGAGGCCTGGCTGGTGGCATCAGGGCTGCCGCTGCGGCTGAAATAA
- a CDS encoding cob(I)yrinic acid a,c-diamide adenosyltransferase, producing the protein MKNGPFAGGVRAGGTTIDTGPGLPQTSPGFFVFGVRKMEQGLIQVYTGEGKGKTTAAVGLAVRALGQGLRVLLVRFLKPAEPASGEILFLEGTAGLEILTSGVGIVGARPQREEVERSVRETFESARRRIAAGTFDLVVFDEINNALHRDYLPLAEVLDLLDGRPAGLEIVLTGRNAPAEVIERAALVTRMEKVRHPLDRRIPARRGIEF; encoded by the coding sequence GTGAAGAACGGACCTTTCGCGGGAGGGGTTCGGGCAGGTGGCACCACGATCGATACCGGCCCCGGACTCCCCCAGACGAGTCCGGGGTTTTTCGTTTTCGGGGTGCGCAAGATGGAACAGGGGCTGATACAGGTCTATACCGGCGAGGGCAAGGGGAAGACGACCGCGGCCGTCGGGCTGGCGGTGCGCGCCCTCGGCCAGGGCCTGCGGGTGCTCCTGGTGCGGTTTCTCAAGCCGGCCGAGCCGGCCAGCGGCGAGATTCTATTTCTCGAAGGGACGGCGGGACTCGAGATCCTCACTTCGGGGGTCGGCATTGTCGGCGCCCGGCCGCAGCGCGAGGAGGTGGAACGCAGCGTCCGCGAGACTTTCGAGTCGGCGCGGCGAAGGATCGCCGCCGGCACCTTCGACCTCGTCGTCTTCGACGAGATCAACAATGCCCTGCACCGGGACTATCTCCCCCTGGCCGAGGTCCTCGACCTGCTCGACGGCCGGCCGGCGGGGCTCGAGATCGTCCTGACCGGGCGCAACGCCCCGGCCGAAGTGATCGAGCGGGCCGCCCTGGTGACACGCATGGAAAAGGTCAGGCACCCCCTCGACCGCAGGATTCCGGCGCGCCGTGGAATCGAGTTCTGA
- a CDS encoding alpha/beta hydrolase — protein MSESILNHPVISERYFFPRPSQLADPFWVDCGDARLACSYHEIDPQARTVVHFHGNGEIVEDYLGDFVSLVHGMGCNLLLAELRGYGASTGRPELGRMLDDVGPTLRSLGQPPERLILFGRSVGSIFALHGVSLFPQAAGLILESGVADVLERLLLRLDPAELGVSPAELEAAVAARLDHRAKLTGYRGPSLVMHTLHDGLVDVSHGRRLHEWAAGPKTLKIFPRGNHNDIMFVNAREYFDEVAAFVAQL, from the coding sequence ATGAGCGAATCGATCCTGAATCACCCCGTCATCTCCGAGCGCTACTTCTTCCCCCGCCCTTCGCAGCTGGCCGATCCCTTCTGGGTCGACTGCGGCGACGCGCGGCTCGCCTGCTCCTACCACGAGATCGACCCGCAGGCCCGCACGGTCGTTCATTTCCACGGCAACGGCGAGATCGTCGAGGACTACCTCGGCGACTTCGTCTCCCTCGTCCACGGCATGGGCTGCAACCTGCTCCTGGCCGAGTTGCGCGGCTACGGGGCCTCCACGGGGCGGCCGGAGCTGGGGCGGATGCTCGACGACGTGGGGCCGACCCTGCGGTCCCTGGGGCAGCCCCCGGAGCGGCTGATCCTCTTCGGCCGCTCGGTGGGGTCGATCTTCGCTCTCCACGGCGTCTCCCTCTTTCCACAGGCGGCCGGCCTGATCCTTGAGAGCGGGGTGGCGGACGTCCTCGAGCGGCTCCTGCTGCGCCTCGACCCGGCCGAACTCGGGGTCTCCCCGGCGGAGCTGGAGGCGGCCGTGGCCGCCCGCCTCGACCATCGGGCCAAGCTCACGGGCTACCGCGGGCCGTCCCTGGTGATGCACACCCTCCACGACGGCCTGGTCGACGTCTCCCACGGCCGGCGACTTCACGAGTGGGCCGCCGGGCCCAAGACCCTGAAGATCTTTCCCCGGGGCAATCACAACGACATCATGTTCGTCAACGCCCGCGAGTACTTCGACGAGGTCGCCGCCTTTGTGGCGCAGCTTTAA
- a CDS encoding PTS sugar transporter subunit IIA — protein MNVSVKEAAKLLSVSEKTVYRWIKQDIVPAYKVHESYRFNRAELIEWATSRRMGVSQEAFAEPETDALPLPDLSEALEAGGIFYRIEGQARNEVLANVVAHLRLPDEIDPDYLRQVLIAREKLASTGIGDGIALPHPYNPVLLHISRPTITICFLENPVDFSTLDDSPVRILVTVLAPSLRAHLHLLSLLGFLLKDKDVRRALDEQEGREAIFSVLRRAEERLRP, from the coding sequence ATGAACGTTTCTGTAAAAGAGGCGGCCAAGCTGCTCTCCGTTTCCGAAAAGACCGTCTACCGCTGGATCAAGCAGGACATCGTGCCTGCCTACAAGGTCCACGAGAGTTACCGCTTCAATCGCGCCGAACTCATTGAATGGGCGACCTCGCGACGGATGGGGGTTTCTCAGGAGGCTTTCGCCGAGCCCGAAACCGACGCCCTGCCGTTGCCCGACCTTTCGGAAGCGCTGGAGGCCGGCGGGATTTTCTACCGGATCGAAGGCCAGGCCCGCAACGAGGTCCTGGCGAACGTCGTGGCGCACCTGCGGCTTCCCGACGAGATCGATCCGGACTATCTCCGGCAGGTCTTGATTGCCAGGGAGAAACTCGCCTCGACGGGAATCGGCGATGGAATCGCCCTCCCCCATCCCTACAACCCCGTCCTGCTTCACATTTCCCGGCCGACGATAACGATCTGTTTTCTGGAAAACCCGGTCGATTTCAGCACCCTTGACGACAGCCCGGTCCGGATTCTGGTGACGGTCCTCGCGCCCTCGCTCCGGGCACACCTGCACCTCCTCTCGCTCCTCGGGTTCCTCCTCAAAGACAAGGACGTCCGGCGGGCCCTGGACGAACAGGAGGGCCGGGAGGCGATCTTCTCCGTCCTGCGCCGTGCCGAAGAGAGGCTTCGACCCTAA